A DNA window from Ostrea edulis chromosome 5, xbOstEdul1.1, whole genome shotgun sequence contains the following coding sequences:
- the LOC125649464 gene encoding rho GTPase-activating protein 11A-like: MEMKHLSQLDSFGNVQALVKQDLRELGIKVPKGKKLKRQGCLKTQGDDPGDIFGNYLSFVPCVYKADCGYVPKFLVDAASLIHENIEQEGLFRKSGAVSRQKQLKQQIENGKGLQDANVYDVTGLIKQFFRKLPEPLLTSVYHDSFIKCYNIDQSDVSTQALLSLCLLLPGEHLSTLRYFMLLLSDVASYSEQNKMDATNLAVVLAPNIMHLNSKTEKMNASEEKLLQVQTAIVEILIRSATLIGMVSTEVSEKASLITEIFGTDDELDASCEALEESRDQKKKEKRRKRSGSFQGVISTIAKSVSKWRRSTDGKSNASHTSNMSTMSQYSNKSQISSKANSSNLQPTQTDVAMATPVVIRKRKASAEMPFSATKKKAILKNLPNQATLGNTPFTPASTMKKLDINELKKAGTLNTPSIAFSNKDKLAFSATPCHNKNARKRLGLFSPASTRKGRKLSSSSISIPNTSKKNKAKGLFRRFSGGKGDSQTMEASPEAQLSESIGQRLADQEDGDSSSPDRDSVNSSTNIDQSNISTFGPEQSILSICEDRNSLNEGFICPEDDDVSQADGGTLSSVCSDGAINLARTSSCGEPVRPCVSDSSMNCSQTESSADRSNVFDRSLNVSKRTKILRRGRPNSLKAGLLSGEPRKVQNLRRSFGLDKSDISGPVPLYVPDVTDTERSNSRKSSDTENSEDVSSVQDTTSIKDVQIPESRLNPPSLLKSFSSKDLSKTSGNELQSSVCKTENIVPKFQTCDSTDSLLSGQQSMGVSPETKKKAMQRSLSSDSGKGSMFDESGVIDDNPSQNSDEFLDGNLGMDVIEGILGAGVPSDVTETKSNGEIRKSLSSTNLGQGDKPRLSLSRSQSVYHAASKRQPNITPNLQISTETHNLLFRAGYLSMKGMKKTSDDDFQVMGPPPPRIKHAEFQKPKRESILELKVKHAGRVAASIKQFEAGSITPVVEKVANADIIERHNSPLRFPNCVSRKAGASPLKVPGMLTRKESAVNKKSDCHPNKLLSKGQARLPISTQLLKPTEQITVSNVDNKGSNKPTRQPSIYYATGSDASNRDFSKTQDTLGDDSVFEAAVTSPLAEPMETSEMNPQNKENMSATESVQEGVSYSYNSTSDTFAGTPLKLEPILEQSKDPKLPKLLQPLGDSVILRTPAGLIPKRVLQRSNTTCSPRSPIKAVKRLGSSPGSPGCRISRRNSMSPRRAHNKISLPTSVPQYLQDEMNGM, from the exons CAACAGATTGAGAATGGAAAAGGGTTGCAAGATGCAAATGTGTATGATGTAACAGGTTTGATCAAGCAGTTCTTTCGGAAGCTTCCTGAGCCTCTGTTAACAAGTGTCTACCACGACTCCTTCATCAAATGCTACAACATAGATCAGTCAGATGTCTCCACCCAAGCCCTGCTGTCTCTGTGTCTTCTACTGCCGGGAGAACATCTCAGCACTCTCCGCTATTTCATGCTGTTGCTGTCAGATGTGGCAAGTTATTCTGAgcaaaacaaaatggatgcAACTAATCTGGCAGTTGTACTGGCACCCAACATCATGCACTTGAACAGCAAGACAGAGAAGATGAACGCCTCGGAAGAAAAGTTGCTGCAGGTTCAGACAGCCATTGTGGAGATTCTGATCAGAAGTGCTACCTTGATAGGTATGGTTTCGACTGAAGTATCTGAGAAAGCCTCTCTCATAACAGAGATTTTTGGTACTGACGACGAACTGGATGCCAGCTGTGAGGCACTGGAAGAATCCAGAGATCAGAAGAAGAAGGAGAAAAGAAGGAAGAGATCTGGGTCATTTCAAG GTGTTATTAGCACGATAGCTAAAAGTGTTTCCAAGTGGAGACGGAGCACCGATGGCAAGTCTAATGCAAGTCACACCAGCAACATGAGCACCATGAGTCAGTATAGCAACAAAAGTCAGATCAGCAGCAAGGCCAACTCCAGCAATCTGCAACCCACCCAGACAGATGTCGCCATGGCAACCCCAGTCGTCATCAGGAAAAGGAAAGCATCAGCAGAGATGCCCTTCTCGGCCACTAAaaa GaaagcaattttgaaaaatttaccaAACCAGGCAACATTGGGAAATACTCCCTTCACTCCAGCATCCACTATGAAGAAACTGGACATTAATG AACTGAAGAAAGCCGGTACTCTGAACACACCCAGTATTGCTTTCAGTAACAAGGACAAGCTTGCTTTCAGTGCTACCCCCTGTCATAACAAAAATGCCAGGAAAAGGCTTGGATTATTTAGCCCAGCCAGCACTAGGAAAGGGAGAAA ATTATCAAGCTCCAGTATATCAATTCCAAATACATCCAAAAAGAATAAGGCTAAAGGACTTTTCAGACGCTTTAGTGGTGGAAAGGGGGATAGTCAG ACGATGGAAGCATCTCCAGAAGCCCAGTTATCTGAAAGCATCGGCCAGCGACTGGCTGATCAGGAAGACGGTGATTCCAGCAGTCCTGACAGAGACTCGGTCAACTCATCAactaacattgatcaatctaaCATCTCCACCTTTGGTCCAGAACAGTCCATTCTGTCTATATGTGAGGACAGGAATTCACTGAATGAAGGATTTATCTGCCCAGAAGATGACGATGTTTCGCAGGCTGATGGTGGTACTCTCTCCTCTGTGTGCTCGGATGGGGCGATCAATTTGGCGCGAACTTCAAGCTGTGGAGAACCAGTCCGACCCTGTGTATCGGATTCCTCTATGAACTGTTCACAGACAGAATCTAGTGCAGACAGATCCAATGTGTTTGACAGAAGTTTGAATGTTAGTAAAAGAACAAAAATATTGCGAAGAGGACGCCCCAATTCATTGAAAGCTGGACTTCTAAGTGGGGAGCCAAGAAAGGTCCAGAATCTGCGGAGAAGTTTCGGCTTAGATAAGTCTGACATAAGTGGCCCAGTGCCTTTGTATGTTCCAGATGTCACTGATACGGAAAGGTCAAATTCAAGAAAATCCAGTGATACTGAAAATTCTGAAGATGTCAGTTCTGTGCAAGATACTACCAGTATTAAAGATGTTCAAATCCCTGAATCAAGATTAAATCCTCCATCTTTATTGAAAAGTTTTAGCAGCAAAGATCTCTCCAAAACTTCTGGGAATGAGTTGCAATCTTCAGTTTGTAAAACAGAAAACATAGTTCCCAAATTTCAGACATGTGACAGCACAGATAGTCTTCTGAGTGGACAACAATCAATGGGTGTCTCACCGGAAACAAAGAAAAAGGCCATGCAGAGATCGTTGTCCTCTGATAGTGGAAAGGGATCCATGTTTGATGAGTCTGGAGTGATAGATGACAACCCCAGTCAGAACAGTGATGAGTTTTTGgatggtaatttgggaatggATGTTATTGAAGGTATCCTTGGTGCTGGAGTCCCCTCTGATGTGACAGAGACCAAATCCAATGGTGAGATCCGTAAATCATTGTCCTCTACAAATCTTGGCCAGGGAGATAAACCTAGATTAAGCTTAAGCAGATCACAGAGTGTGTATCATGCAGCATCTAAACGACAACCAAATATAACACCAAATCTACAAATCTCCACAGAGACACACAACCTGCTATTCAGAGCTGGCTACTTATCCATGAAAGGAATGAAAAAAACATCAGATGATGACTTTCAAGTCATGGGACCCCCACCACCAAGAATTAAACATGCTGAATTTCAAAAGCCTAAAAGAGAGAGCATCTTGGAACTGAAAGTAAAGCATGCTGGGAGAGTAGCAGCTAGTATCAAGCAGTTTGAGGCGGGAAGCATCACTCCTGTGGTGGAGAAGGTAGCAAATGCTGATATTATAGAGAGGCATAATTCTCCATTGAGATTTCCCAACTGTGTCTCCAGAAAGGCGGGTGCCTCTCCTCTGAAAGTACCAGGAATGCTTACCAGAAAGGAGTCTGCTGTCAACAAGAAAAGTGACTGTCATCCAAACAAACTGCTCAGCAAGGGTCAGGCGAGACTGCCGATTTCTACACAGCTTCTCAAACCAACAGAGCAAATCACTGTTTCAAATGTTGACAATAAAGGGTCAAACAAGCCGACCAGACAGCCCAGTATTTATTATGCCACTGGCAGTGATGCTTCAAACAGAGATTTCAGCAAGACACAAGACACGCTAGGAGATGACAGTGTCTTTGAAGCAGCAGTGACTTCACCATTAGCAGAACCGATGGAGACAAGTGAAATGAATCCACAGAATAAAGAGAATATGTCTGCCACAGAGTCTGTCCAAGAAGGAGTATCATATTCATATAATTCTACGTCTGATACATTTGCAGGAACTCCATTGAAACTGGAGCCTATTTTGGAACAATCAAAAGATCCCAAATTACCCAAGCTTTTACAACCCTTGGGAGACAGTGTGATTCTTAGGACACCAGCAGGATTAATCCCCAAAAGAGTGCTGCAGAGATCCAACACCACCTGTTCACCAAGATCACCTATCAAAGCAGTCAAACGACTGGGGTCATCGCCAGGGTCACCAGGTTGTCGCATCAGCAGACGAAACTCTATGTCTCCTCGGCGAGCACACAACAAGATTTCCCTCCCAACCTCCGTTCCACAATATCTCCAGGATGAGATGAATGGAATGTAA